GAAACAAAGTGGAAGAACGCTCCACTAACTTTCTAGGAAGACCACAATCCAAATGTTCATTGGCACTGGGTTGACTGGAAGTAAACTGGTCACGCTCAAGAGCCTTCTGCCGGTTTGACCGTTTCAGCTTCCAAAAACACCACTCCTGGTAAATATGGAAATCCCTGCAAGTCACTTCCTTACAATGTGATTTAGGGCATATTAAGGAAATGCGGTAATTAATTACGTAATCAACAAGGATCATGTACCAGCCAAACACTATGCATGGGCCCAGTGAGGGTCAACCTTGGATTGGCCCGTGTCCTGTCATGGAACAGCCAGTCATTTTAGAGCACTGCATCTGTATGCAGTGTGATGGAGCCTCATCCATCACTTTGGACTCAACTCTGTCTGCTTCTGGGCTTGGCTCTTTCAAGATCAATGCTTTCAAATAAATCAGACATACACTTCAAAGGTTTATGTGTAggaatgtgcatttgtgtgtgtgtgtgtgtgtgtgtgtgtgtgtgtgtgtgtgtgtgtgtgtgtatacctcTAGACTGCAGTAGATCTGTCTCCTTCAGGGTACAGTCGATATCAATCTGAAGCTGTCTGTTCAGACTCCGCAATCGGGTCATCTCTTCAGGCTGtagcagacacaaacacacaacccagttaaaatggacaaaaataaaaccccaaatattCCACATCCTTCCCTTCAAACTTTGTCTTGCCAGTCGGGAAATTGTTTTAAACTTAATTTTGTATGATACAATAGAGcaattatttcttatttttgcattttggctGCACCTGGAATACTAAGTGGAATaaagtttgattgtttttaagaTCAATTTGATCTgaatttgttttgccttttgaaCAGCACGCATAACTAATTCCAAAGCCTGCTTCAAATCCAGAGTCAGGCAGGAGCAATGTAGCTGCTTTAGCCTACAGAGTTTTCATGACTATTGGATTAAGACATTCTAGATGTGGAACTTGTGAAATAAATACTCATTTAACAGCATTTTGTTATACTTTACCTTTTGTGAGCATgtgaaaaagtattaaaattagTCCTTACTCTGGGTATAAGACCGGAGGAGTTGACTCGTCGAAAGCGTCTTTGAAGGGCGTCATATTCCATATTGTTGACATCAGCCTTCAGGTTCTCTAGTTTCTGCTTCTCCAGTAGCAGCTCCTTCATTAGACGCTCCATCCTGGCCCGCTGGTGGAGCAGGAGAGCTGGAGGgaaacacaccaaaaacaaaaagggttaAAATGTCTGGGGAGAAAGTGTCAAATATGATAGCAAATGATGCCAACAAACTCGCCACTAAACACCATAAATTCATGCTGCCACCGCAGAatacacagtgaggaaaataagtatttgaacaccctgctattttgcaagttctcccacttagaaatcatggaggggtctgaaattgtcatcataggtgcatgtccactgtaagacacatactctaaaaaaaaaaaataaaatccagaaataccaatgtatgatttattttaactatttatttgtacagctgcaaataagtattcgaacacctgagaaaatcaatgaatgttaatatttggtagaGTAGCCTtagtttgcaattccagaggtcaaacgtttcctgtagttttacaccaggtttgcacacactgcagaagggatttttgcCCACTCTTCCACACAGATCATCTCTAGATCAGTCAAGTTTCTGGGCTATTGCTGAGAAACACTGAGTTTGAGCTCCAgagagttcccagagatgcttagcacttgttgtcccttttgccttcactcagCGGTCCAgttctccccaaaccatcttgattggattcaggtccaatgactgtggaggccaagcactccatcactctccttcttggtaaaatagcccttacacagcctggaggtggttttggggtcattgtcctgttgaaaaataagtgatggtccaactaaacgcaaactggatgggaGGGGATGCcactgcaggatgctgtggtagccatgctggttcagtatgccttcaatttttttatataaatccccaacattgtcaccagcaaagcatcCCTACatcatcacacctcctcctccatgcttcacagtgTGAAGCAGGCATGTGGAATGCATCCGATCACCTTTTCTCcattgcacaaagacacagcggTTGGAatcaaagatctcaaacttggaaagtaatgatggccaactgtttctctttacttagctgattggttcttgccaaaatatgaattctaacagttgtccaatagggatGTCGGCTGTGTATATACCTGACATCTGCACAACaaaactgatggtcccaactctaTTAATAAGGctagaaattccactaattaaccctgacaagggaCACCTGttaagtgaaaaccatttcaggtgactacctcatgaagctaaatgagagaacaccaagggtttgcagcgctatcaaaaaagcaaatggtggctactttgaagacactagaatataagacatgttttcagttatttcagactttcttttttaagtacTTGATTCCATGTGTGTTAACTCATAGTTTTGACGCCTTCCGTgttaatctacaatgtaaatagtcatgaaaataaagaaaacacattgaataagaaggtggttccaaacctttggcttgtactgtaaatatatatgtaatattttatatatgaaaaTAACTGGTTTGCAGTGTAACCCTTCTGTAATTTACAATGAACAGTATATGCTTTGTTATGGTATCTTTTTAGTGACTGTGTAGATGCattcagaaaaagagagaggagtatgacaaacaacaaatacaccCAGCTGGAATCAAACCAATGTCCCAGGGGCTATATGGTTCACATCTTAAACACCAATACACAAAATAGTCATCAAATTCTAAGATGATATGCATCTATAAACTTTGCTCAACAACAGTTCCATGTACACCAGCAGAAAATCTTCTAAGATGTATTCAGTTATTCTCAGGCTAAATGCTTTGGTCTCGTCTTCATTTTAGACAGTACAGCCCCAAAAACACATCCAATGTCAACTCCAACTGGAAAACAGTActgacaaaaagtcaaaactgcAGAGcaatagttgaaaaaaaaaaagaatctcctACCTTGTGTGTAGGCATAGTCATCAGACCCTGAGCTTGACCGTCGGGGCATATGCTGAAACTGACTGATAATGTTCCCTGGCAGAGCGGAGATGGGCAGGATGGGTGCAGGGGCAGCGTTGTGCTCCCCTTGGTCTACTATGTTGAGAAGAGACTCCGCTTCGGCAACAGGAGGTGAGCTGAGTGGCCTCTGGCCTCCTGGGGACACTTTGATTTTAAAGGTGTATGCTGACTGGCCCGGTTGAGGAGAGGAGGCAGGCCGAGGCCTTGCAGGGCCCTGATGCTGCAGATACATCCCAGGGTGGAAGGATGCCGGGCCTGAAGGTCCAGTCATAGTGATACCCCTCGAAGGGGAGCTCGGCGAGGGGCTAGTGGCCATGTAAAGAGCTCCCTGAGGATGTGGGGTGTGTACAGGTGAGTTGCTGCGAGGTCGTGGACCCTCCAGGGTAATCTCTATCTGGTTCTTGAGGGAGGCTTTTGTGTGGTAGGGCCTGTAAACAGCTGGCTGTGGCTGAGGCTGTTGCTGGTGATGGTAGGGCATGCTGGGAAGAGTTGGGGAGCTAATAGGGAGAAAGACATATTGCTGGTGCTGGGGTTGTGgctggggctggggctggggctggggctggggctgTGGTTGGGGCTGAACCTGATGCTGCGGGGAGCTGTAAGGCGAGCCGTACGTGGGAGTACTGTAGGGGGACTGCTGATGTTGATACACCGGCGCCCCTGAAGAGGACCAGGGTGCTGGCTGTGGGCTCTGGGACGGTGAGGGTCTCATATACAGGGTGGCGTTGGTGTTTGGGTAGTGCCCTGGGGGGATCTGCAGAGCCTGTGGGACACTGGGTATACTTTGCTGCGAAAGTGTGACTGTTATAGGGTTCATAGAGTAACGTGGAACAGGGGCGTATGTGGGAGACATGCCTTGCATTGTAGGTGGAGGAGTAGGTGTGCTAGCCGAGCGGCTTTGATCATTCATGAAGAAAGGATTATAACCCGGGGAGGGGGCCATGGTGGCAGGCGCTGACAGTGGCTCAGGATAGCTGGGCCGCTGGGGTTCAATGTGACTGTCACTGGTGCTGTGTACAAGGGAGCGTCCtactcctgctgctcctccatTTGTCTTGCTTGCCTCTGAGCCTGGGTATCCCAGGCTAATGTGTAGCATGTGGTTTCGATTTAATCGGCCCTCCTCTGGACTGTGATGGAACTCTCCATACAGGTATCTGttactctcctgagccagcagGCGGCAGCAAAGAtccaggttgttgttgttctgaGACAGGGAGAACAGTGTCAGTCATGCAGTGTGGATCATTCACAAGGGATCATACTACCGGTTGGAAGTTAGTGCAAACATAGGGAGATATCctaaatcaaaacaatattgatattatattgatgttgtgatatgagactagatttcGTCTTAGATTTTGTATATCGTAATGTggcacaagtgttgtcttttcctggtttaaaaggctgctttacagtaaagttatgttaTGTTAGTTTGTTTTCTGATCtaatatttgcctttacccacttagtaaTTACaaccacattactgatgattatttatcaaaactctcattgtgtaaatattttgtgaaagtacCAATAGCCAACACTAcaattttattgcattattgATATTGAGGCATTTGGTCAAAATTATcgtgatgtttgattttctccatatcgccggGCCCTAGAGTACATTGCACAACATTCTCCAACAGCTTTTCTGAACATATACAGGAATACTAAATGAGCTGTGTGAGCTGTCCgaacaggatgtgtgtgtgtgtgtgtgtgtgtgtgtgtgtgtgtgtgtacctgcagaAGGCACTGTGACACTACCCCCTCTGGGATCTCTGGGAAGAGCTGTTTGAGGTCCTGCAGGATGTGGTAGTCAGGCTGAGACCCTCCCTGCGCCATCCTGAGCCAACACAGAGAGTCAACGAGCCCAAAGCTGCGAAAGCCAAAATAATCGATCCCGTCTCATCCCCTGAACAAAGATGACAAACATAACTGAAGACATAACTCGAATGCAATGGGAATGTTCGCAATAATCCTATTAGCACTGTTGGCCTGCTAAATGTCTTCCACACACCCGATGTGTCAGCAGTAATCGAACACATCACTTAAATAGTCTTTGTGGAGCATGTCAACCTAAGTTTTCAAAGAGATGTGTCCAAGAATAGCCGGAACATAACACAcgagcaaaaagaaaacaagccaaCGACACTGGTATTCATTCACATTAGCACAGGAGTGCTAGCAAGGTGCCTCTcagtctgttgttgtttgtttagcCATACAGTTGCACCAAGCAACGACGACATATCATAGCTAGCCAGCCAGCTAGTTCTCAGCAGCTGTTAGCCTCTGTTCATCACTGAAATAAACAACCACACCGGTGTGCTGTGTGGCTACGACAGGAAACAGCTTTACCATTCCAGGGAGATTGTCCGTGGTTACCTGTAACGTTAGCCAATTCAGCAACACAACCCAC
This sequence is a window from Etheostoma cragini isolate CJK2018 chromosome 9, CSU_Ecrag_1.0, whole genome shotgun sequence. Protein-coding genes within it:
- the tab3 gene encoding TGF-beta-activated kinase 1 and MAP3K7-binding protein 3 isoform X3; translated protein: MAQGGSQPDYHILQDLKQLFPEIPEGVVSQCLLQNNNNLDLCCRLLAQESNRYLYGEFHHSPEEGRLNRNHMLHISLGYPGSEASKTNGGAAGVGRSLVHSTSDSHIEPQRPSYPEPLSAPATMAPSPGYNPFFMNDQSRSASTPTPPPTMQGMSPTYAPVPRYSMNPITVTLSQQSIPSVPQALQIPPGHYPNTNATLYMRPSPSQSPQPAPWSSSGAPVYQHQQSPYSTPTYGSPYSSPQHQVQPQPQPQPQPQPQPQPQPQHQQYVFLPISSPTLPSMPYHHQQQPQPQPAVYRPYHTKASLKNQIEITLEGPRPRSNSPVHTPHPQGALYMATSPSPSSPSRGITMTGPSGPASFHPGMYLQHQGPARPRPASSPQPGQSAYTFKIKVSPGGQRPLSSPPVAEAESLLNIVDQGEHNAAPAPILPISALPGNIISQFQHMPRRSSSGSDDYAYTQALLLHQRARMERLMKELLLEKQKLENLKADVNNMEYDALQRRFRRVNSSGLIPRPEEMTRLRSLNRQLQIDIDCTLKETDLLQSREAEQVPKPVPGPQRDEDFEGAQWNCESCTFLNHPALNRCEQCEMPRYT
- the tab3 gene encoding TGF-beta-activated kinase 1 and MAP3K7-binding protein 3 isoform X1, with the translated sequence MAQGGSQPDYHILQDLKQLFPEIPEGVVSQCLLQNNNNLDLCCRLLAQESNRYLYGEFHHSPEEGRLNRNHMLHISLGYPGSEASKTNGGAAGVGRSLVHSTSDSHIEPQRPSYPEPLSAPATMAPSPGYNPFFMNDQSRSASTPTPPPTMQGMSPTYAPVPRYSMNPITVTLSQQSIPSVPQALQIPPGHYPNTNATLYMRPSPSQSPQPAPWSSSGAPVYQHQQSPYSTPTYGSPYSSPQHQVQPQPQPQPQPQPQPQPQPQHQQYVFLPISSPTLPSMPYHHQQQPQPQPAVYRPYHTKASLKNQIEITLEGPRPRSNSPVHTPHPQGALYMATSPSPSSPSRGITMTGPSGPASFHPGMYLQHQGPARPRPASSPQPGQSAYTFKIKVSPGGQRPLSSPPVAEAESLLNIVDQGEHNAAPAPILPISALPGNIISQFQHMPRRSSSGSDDYAYTQALLLHQRARMERLMKELLLEKQKLENLKADVNNMEYDALQRRFRRVNSSGLIPRPEEMTRLRSLNRQLQIDIDCTLKETDLLQSRGKFDPKAMNNFYDNIQPGPVVPPKPGKKGENFSAQLSEHKKAEQVPKPVPGPQRDEDFEGAQWNCESCTFLNHPALNRCEQCEMPRYT
- the tab3 gene encoding TGF-beta-activated kinase 1 and MAP3K7-binding protein 3 isoform X2; the protein is MAQGGSQPDYHILQDLKQLFPEIPEGVVSQCLLQNNNNLDLCCRLLAQESNRYLYGEFHHSPEEGRLNRNHMLHISLGYPGSEASKTNGGAAGVGRSLVHSTSDSHIEPQRPSYPEPLSAPATMAPSPGYNPFFMNDQSRSASTPTPPPTMQGMSPTYAPVPRYSMNPITVTLSQQSIPSVPQALQIPPGHYPNTNATLYMRPSPSQSPQPAPWSSSGAPVYQHQQSPYSTPTYGSPYSSPQHQVQPQPQPQPQPQPQPQPQPQHQQYVFLPISSPTLPSMPYHHQQQPQPQPAVYRPYHTKASLKNQIEITLEGPRPRSNSPVHTPHPQGALYMATSPSPSSPSRGITMTGPSGPASFHPGMYLQHQGPARPRPASSPQPGQSAYTFKIKVSPGGQRPLSSPPVAEAESLLNIVDQGEHNAAPAPILPISALPGNIISQFQHMPRRSSSGSDDYAYTQALLLHQRARMERLMKELLLEKQKLENLKADVNNMEYDALQRRFRRVNSSGLIPRPEEMTRLRSLNRQLQIDIDCTLKETDLLQSRGKFDPKAMNNFYDNIQPGPVVPPKPGKKEAEQVPKPVPGPQRDEDFEGAQWNCESCTFLNHPALNRCEQCEMPRYT